Proteins from one bacterium genomic window:
- a CDS encoding PrsW family glutamic-type intramembrane protease → MEETNRRPIIYTPSDLPKWQNFFLIGLVLWIASVVVTGTTGNVNMIPTVVLLGSFLVPVTAVIWYLDHYESPELTLRLVFYTFIVGGVLGTLAASVLESWLRSESLLVYVGVGLIEEFAKLMALLFVARRLPRYTIRDGIVLGATVGFGFGALESSGYALTSLFSIGGHEVSLSLGNLVFTELIRGVLAPVGHGLWTAILGGVLFGASRAGRVRVTRKVFGTYLLVALLHTLWDAMRGIAFALTALFTTTPAQRIAIIEGVLLPPTIKQVKVFLAFEVGGLVVISLYGLFMLWRLWHAPDRTPHQ, encoded by the coding sequence ATGGAGGAGACGAACCGCCGGCCGATCATCTACACGCCTTCCGACCTGCCCAAGTGGCAAAATTTCTTCCTGATCGGATTGGTCCTCTGGATCGCGTCGGTCGTGGTCACAGGAACGACGGGCAACGTGAACATGATTCCGACGGTCGTCCTGCTGGGAAGCTTTCTTGTTCCGGTCACCGCCGTCATCTGGTATTTGGATCACTACGAGAGCCCCGAGCTCACGCTGCGATTGGTCTTTTACACGTTCATCGTCGGCGGCGTCCTCGGCACGCTCGCGGCCTCCGTGCTGGAGTCGTGGCTGCGCAGCGAGAGCCTCCTCGTCTATGTCGGTGTTGGGCTGATCGAAGAATTCGCCAAACTGATGGCGTTGCTTTTTGTGGCCCGTCGCCTGCCACGCTACACCATTCGAGACGGCATCGTGCTCGGCGCAACCGTCGGGTTTGGCTTTGGCGCCCTCGAGAGCAGCGGGTATGCGTTGACCTCGCTCTTCTCTATCGGCGGACACGAAGTCTCGTTGTCGTTGGGCAACCTGGTGTTCACAGAACTCATCCGCGGCGTGTTGGCGCCGGTCGGACATGGGTTGTGGACGGCGATCCTCGGGGGCGTGCTCTTCGGAGCCAGCCGAGCAGGGCGTGTCCGCGTGACGCGCAAGGTGTTCGGCACCTACCTGCTCGTGGCGCTGCTCCATACCCTGTGGGACGCGATGCGGGGTATCGCGTTCGCGCTGACCGCGCTGTTTACGACCACGCCCGCCCAGCGGATCGCGATCATAGAGGGTGTGCTGCTGCCCCCCACCATCAAGCAGGTCAAGGTATTTCTCGCCTTCGAGGTCGGCGGGCTCGTCGTGATCTCGCTCTACGGACTCTTCATGCTGTGGCGTCTCTGGCATGCACCGGACCGCACGCCACATCAATGA